The Nicotiana sylvestris chromosome 6, ASM39365v2, whole genome shotgun sequence genomic sequence GTGGAAAATATAGAGAATTTCTAgtttttatgtttatttttattttgtaattGTATGGCCTGAGATGAGCTTAAATGCAGCAACACGGTGTGTCAGGATTCAACCCCAACTTGTTGGGGATTGAAGTGTAATTGTTGTTGTATTCCTTTTGTTTGTCGATGTTAGATTGCCTAGGCAAATGATAATATAGAGTGCTGCCTTTATTGTATTTTATCAAATAATTTGTGGTAGAAGTTTGTAGTGATATgctatttcttttgttttatttccgcTTTGTTTCATTTTATATGATAGTGTTTGACTATGCATAGAGTTTAAGAAGAAAAGACTTTTGCGACATACTGTCATGGCATTAAGTGTAAAAtaagaagtttaaagttaaaGAGTTTCTAAATATAGAAAAGTGTCATTTTTTTGGAACATATTAAAATGGAAGAGTGTCTTATAAAATGAAACATatggagtattttttttttcttggagGGAGGGGGTAAGGGCAGGGGCATATGTAGTCTTGTCGCTACGGGTTcatttgaacccataacttttgatACAGAGTATAGATATATATGTAAAACCTACTAAAATATCAATAAATATTAGATCTGAACCATAATTCTGATAGTAAAATGAGTTCAATGATGAGAATCTTAAAAGTTGCACCTATTAATTTAAATCGTGGATCTGCCTCTAGGTAAGGGGGAAAGTATAGATGTAAGAGTCTAACATGTAATTTATTTGTGTTGCACTCGCCTTCAATATGTTGTTGATTGGTGCAGGAGGAAGTGGAATGGGAGCATAAGAGTAAAATTCCGGGCAAAATGCATGCTTGTGGACACGACGCCCATGTTGCTATGCTTCTGGGTGCTGCAAGGATTCTTCAGGAGCAGCGCGATTATTTGCAGGTTCATACTGCAGTTCTCTACCTTAGCTTGGATTCAAGAATATTTGCCACTCTTCTATTTGCTAGCTAATTCTAACGCCATTAGTGTTTGTGCATGCTATAAAGGAAAATGTTATGGTATTCCTTTTTTGGGTCTGTTTTTAGTTTACAGAGTGACGGTCACTTGGGAAAAAATAAGAGATTGTTTTTCTCTTTAGATTGAATGTGCTTTGTAAAATGATCACTCTTCAATGTTGAGTTCCACCTAACTTAAGTAACTGTCACAGAAATGCCTTTTATATAGATATCAATATTTGATCCCTCCTTTTGTGTTATGTCCTTTTGTCTAAACCACCAATGATTAGTCATATAACAAGTTATAAAATTCTTAGTATCCTTGGATAGAATAGAGAGGGTGATAGTTTGACATGAGAGACTCTTGTTTTTGCTGTATAATGACTGTGAAGATAGATGCTCTGTGCTCATGTGCCAAAACCCCACAAGACCCTTTCTTTTTATGGAAACCTCTAGGGATTGACAGTGTTTATGAAGTCTCTTCTCTAAGAAAGGACTTTGACGTTATCTTATTTTGGAAATTTTGTTCTCTATTACCTGCTTATGTCGTGATTTTGGGGATGCATTATGTAAGTTCAGTAGGTTAGTATTTGAGACAAACAATTGTTTGTCTCAAACTTAGAGGGATGGCATCTCCAGTGCTAGGTTCGAACCAAGTGAGGCTTTGAACACAATTTTTTTGTTACAGCTTGAGTAGTTATTTTTATAGGTACCATTATGCTAATATAACAGCTTAACAACTGATTTGAGTGTGGTCACGAACGTTTATGAGATAGATAAGGAATTTGGAATCAATAACATAAGGGATCAGGTAATTAGTTTGGAAGTGAAATAGTTTTTGATAATACAGGAAACTTGAATCCTCACGATTTTTAGTTTAGCCTCTCGCACCTCCATATATTTGGTGCCAAACTGTCGCCCATTTCCTTCTATCTGTGATACTAGAGTTTGGCTTTAAAAATTTGTGAAAGGGGACTGCATAATTGGAATGAGGGTAAGCTGCTCGACTAACAAAAAGCAGTAGTTGCCCTCAATTACCTTATAGTTTCTTAAATATTAAAGAAGCTATAGATCATCGATTGTGCTATTTAGTAAGGGTCAATCTGGACCTTAATTTCTTCATTCAATTGCTTTAGTCCTCTTGTTGCCTGTTGCTGTGGCATGAATCTCAAACTGAACTGTCCTTTTAAGCCGACCAAGAACTCCTTGGTTTATCGGAAAACATAGACCATACATAATCATGCTTGTTTTAGTTTGTTATAATGGTGTTAGTGGTTGTGTTCAAGGATTAAACAGTTGGATCAGAATCTATGAATATCGTGGATGTTATCGAAAAAACTGGAGTCAGGGGTTGACCGAACTTTTGATGGCAGGGAACTGTTCTTCTGGTTTTTCAGCCAGCTGAGGAGGGAGGTGGAGGAGCAAAGAAAATGCTTGAATCTGGGGTACTTGATAATGTCGATGCCATCTTTGGTCTGCATATTTCTGCCGTTCATCCTATTGGCACTGTTACCGCCAATTCTGGCCCTATCATGGCTGGCAGTGGCTTCTTTGAGGCGGTAATAAAGGGGAAAGGTGGTCATGCCGCAATTCCTCAGCACACTATAGATCCAATCTTAGCAGCTTCTAACATTATAGTTAGTTTGCAACATCTTGTTTCACGGGAAGCCGATCCCTTGGATTCACAGGTTCTCTCTCTCCCCATTCTCTAGTATATGTGAATCCAACACATGCATTCTAGCAGTTGTGCAAATTTATGCAGCTTATTTGTAAGCTCTTACTGCTGCTGATTTTAAGTAAGTTTATAATTCCTTCCCTATCTTTGTTGCCGATGCAAAAAATTAGCTGAATACACTCTGATTGGCATTTATGTAGAAGTTTTGCTTCCCATTTTGCAAAATGTGCTAATGTTCGGGCAAAGCAGTGCCTCCCTTTTCGTAGTTAGAATTTCTGCGGTGCATTTGACTATCCGGAATGGTGACATCTGTAAAAAATTTATATTCATATCCATTTGTCATGTTCAAATACATGGGAAATATTACAATTTGTAGCATGTCAAGAACGAAAAATGTTAGACTTCCCAGGTTATTGTGTGAGAAATTCCTTTACCCATCTTCCTCCTTCCGCATCCTTTAAATTGACAAATTATTGCTCATTTATTTCAAATATTACCATGCCTTTTTCATTCTCCAAAGAAATCACGTTGGCCTTTACAACTTATCCACCGATTACCCTAAAGAGGCATGATATTGCAGGTTGTTACGGTTGCAAAGTTCAAAGGTGGCGGCGCATTTAATGTTATACCTGACTCTGTCACAATCGGTGGAACTTTCAGGGCATTCTCAAAAGAAAGTTTCACGCAACTTAAACAGAGAATCGTTGAGGTATATCTTTTATATTAGTATTTGAATGCCCAATGTATCATATGATTGTTGAATGATGTGTCCCAAAAAAAGACGTGCTATGACCAATGAATGGTAAAACTCGATTTGTTTAAGTGAAATTTTCCTGGAAATAATTAACAGGTTATCACACGTCAAGCTGCCGTACAAAGGTGCAACACAACAGTTGACTTTGATACTGAAAATAGGCCGTTTTACCCGGTGACAGTAAATAATAAAGCTTTGCATGAACATTTTCGAGATGTAGCTGCACAGATGCTGGGCAATGACAAGATCATAGAAAAGAAACCCACTATGGGGACAGAAGATTTTTCATTCTTTGCTGAGGCTTTTCCTGGATACTTCTATTTACTTGGAATGGTGGATGAAACTAAAGGACGATTCGAGTCAGGTCACAACCCTTTCTACAGAGTCAATGAAGATGCACTTCCATATGGTGCTGCGTTACATGCATCCTTAGCCACGACATATCTTCTCGAACATCAGGTGAAAGCAACCACTCAGGATCGAAATGTTCGTGATGAGTTGTAAGGTTCCCAAAGAGTCTGATAACCTCGTGGACCAAGAAGAATTTCTGCTACAGGAACAGGTATAGGTTTTAGACAAATAggtttctctttttcttttttacttaaTATGCAAACTCGCTCTAAATCAAGTTGGTGTTGGAGCTGGTTTCGTTGATCTTCCAAAGAGGAACGCTCAAATGGCGCTATTGGCGCgagttgtatttttctttttccaaatgTGATTGATATGATATTCCATTGTTTATGTAAGGTTAAAAGGTTTTCTCTAGATTTCGTTGCCATTACCCGTAGAGACAACTGAACTGCAAACTAGTTAGTTTTTGTTTATAAATTGTCTTTCCTGCATACATGTATTGTTATGCTATTGATGGAAATGGGTGAAACATCTCCATCACCAGGGGGCGAAGCGAAGGGTGgtcaattcgtcgaagaattacACTATGTACATAGATAAAATATTAGGTTTTAGAGGTGTATAACATGTGCTGAACATCTTTTGACGGGaaatttttttcacttctttcaagtttgaataCCCTTGCAGAAATTTCTGGCTTAGCCACTGCGGTATCACCTAAAAACAGTGTTGCATTTGAAGACAATATGAATTTAGTTGAACTTCTACTAAATGGTTGTATGGTATGTTCTTCTGAATCCCGTCAGAGTTCCTTTCACTTTGAAGAGAGTTAGATGTGATTGAAAAGTGTGCTCGTTGCAGGATAATCCCTGTAGTTTCCTTTTCTACAATTCATCGCGCTGATCCCTGCAGGttctattttttaaattatttaatctTATATTCCATCTACTATCAATGACATACATTGTTGGACTTTTTTTTGTTAAACCTCAAATGAAAAGATACGTAAAACTCTTATTAATACtcattttaaatgataatttctGTATTTTGAAGATACTTGGCTTATATAAAAATTTAAATTCTTAAACATCATAATCCAAAAGAATATTTTCGCGTAAAATGTGTAGGTGGAAGTACTACTTTAGACTTAGAGTGGCATTTTTGTTATCtcttttatagtttttttttatataaaattcTAATATGATGTGATCCGTATAAGCGATACGGTTAATCTGATAAGACAATTTTTTGCGGGACAGAGagtattttacaatttttttattaaaagataTATTATCCTCGACAGTTGAAGTGTTTATaaatcaaaccaattaagtcaatttttaaaatatataaaccAAATCAAAGCAATTGAGTCGATTTTCATCGATTCGCTTTTTGTCGGTTTTATCAGGTTTTCGGTGTTTAAATTTTTTGTTAAATTTTCTTAAAGTATGTTAAATACATTATCAAACACATATTCAACCGACTATA encodes the following:
- the LOC104240968 gene encoding IAA-amino acid hydrolase ILR1-like 4; protein product: MGFLKWVLAIFTLCTYLATPTLSDSLLNKDELASISANFLNLAKRTDLFDWMVKIRRTIHENPELGFEEFETSKLIRNELDKMGIYYKYPVAVTGVVGFIGTGKSPFVALRADMDALPMQEEVEWEHKSKIPGKMHACGHDAHVAMLLGAARILQEQRDYLQGTVLLVFQPAEEGGGGAKKMLESGVLDNVDAIFGLHISAVHPIGTVTANSGPIMAGSGFFEAVIKGKGGHAAIPQHTIDPILAASNIIVSLQHLVSREADPLDSQVVTVAKFKGGGAFNVIPDSVTIGGTFRAFSKESFTQLKQRIVEVITRQAAVQRCNTTVDFDTENRPFYPVTVNNKALHEHFRDVAAQMLGNDKIIEKKPTMGTEDFSFFAEAFPGYFYLLGMVDETKGRFESGHNPFYRVNEDALPYGAALHASLATTYLLEHQVKATTQDRNVRDEL